Within the Anguilla anguilla isolate fAngAng1 chromosome 19, fAngAng1.pri, whole genome shotgun sequence genome, the region AGTGGATTTTCACTTGTTTACATGTACAGTTAACAGCGGCCAATAGAGGCTGGGCGCAGGTTATTGAACGATTAAGCCAGCCCGTTCGTCATTGGCTGTTGGAAGTGGGTCCCCAGCGGTGGTGGTTTGCGTGCGGTATGTCCGCCCTGTGAGCCCTCTATGGGAGCCCCGCGGGCTGCGGGTCCGCGGTCAGGGCACGGCACAGCACGCAAATTAGAGCGCTAAGCCGAGGGAAAGACTTCAGCAAGCCCCTGCCGAATTTCGCCCAGACTCGCGGCTAGCTCCCAGGCGCTTAGGGGGACCGCGTGGTGCGCCGTGTACAAGGCCTTAATTGTGCAGTCGCTCAGTACAGCGTTGGAAAGTAAAATTACCTGGAAAGCTGTATTTCCCTTTGTGAGCGTGATGTAATGCGGACTCATTTGGATTACATCTGCGTTGCGTTGCATTTGAAGAGTGCAAGTGATTTGTGGGAGGAGGTTGGTGGAGGTTTGCTGCTCGGTGGCCCAGGCAGTAATTCTACCTGCTCTGAGGGAGggttggagagagggagggagggagggagggagggacggagggaaggagggaagcagagaggagaaCGTTCTGCCTCTGTAGACAGCGAGCGATGTGGGAATCTGGGTTGACATTCAGATGAGCACACGGTGACCGGACTAGCGAGGACAGAGGGTACGCCCCGGCTAACAGAAGGCCAGAGGGAACAGACCCTGCTGAGAGTCTGATGCTGTGGGATTTGTGactgtcagacagagagagcctgCTTTACTGCACCTGTTCACTGATACCTCTGTGTGGTTGTCCTTAAAGATGAGTTAAAGGTGTGCCTCAGTTTCTGATGTCTCAAATAAGTCTCAATTCTTCCATCGTTTTAATATTCTATAAAGTTACTACAGTATGTGGCTAACTAGACTATCAGTCTcaagaaacattaaaacaatcaaACTATTATAGTCACCCATAAACACCCACATAAATAACTCTGGGtccactgaaactgaaatatagTTCCAGTGACATGCAAATAGTCCCagctaaaaaatgtttttcttcattcctTTTTTATGTAGCCTAGACACTTCAAAATATCCTCAGTGAAGTTTATAAGAGTCTTCTTTGCATTATATCTGTTCAATATAGTGCAGGCCATTGAGTCATTCTCTCATGCACTTTTGATAAGGTATCTCACGGCCTGGTCTACAGTACATAATACCCTGGTGTATACTAGATAGTGTGACCTTAAGCTGAGTAATGttattcactttttatttctctcatttttttatCGAGTGTACACTGTGAAACAGACCATCTGCAAAGGAACTGTGTGAGGAAACTGAGCTGAATACTGATGAGAGCCAcctgctgcttttaaaaaaacaactaaaaaaaaaagctctgatATTGGGGAATTACCGTTGTAGAGTTGTGTGCAGCATATGTTCTGGGCTGTTCTGTCATAGCAAGTAAGTCCAAGTACTAGTGTGAGCCAAtggagaatgagtgagtgtgtgcagttgtCCGTTGGTTTCTCTGTTGAATTAGGCCTAGTCTGGTCAGAGCTTGACGCTCGTCGGTTGCTGTGGAGATGCTGACagtccacaccccccccccccacaaaccgTTTCCCTCATTTCGCCTGGAGAGCTGTCATTACCGCTGTGACCCCCAGGTGTGTCCAGGCCGTGTTTAAATCCGTGAAATGCAATTTAACGCCAAGCTGACTTCTGGGAAGTCTGAGTGTCATCTGTAACTCCCATTCAGACAGCCACGATAAGAGAGGCCCCCGATTGGCTGTCGGGCGCGTGACCTTCCGCTGCCTTTTTAAAGGCATTAATTGGCGATCCGGTCTGGCTCGGACGTGTGCTCTGTTGCCACGGCGCTGGCAATCACCGCGGCTCACTTCCTGGAATTCACGCCGATGTGGACGGGGGCTAGGGACAGCCCAGCTCGCCTTCCTGTGTGAAACCCATCACTGTACAATGTGCTTCTCTCATGTGGGCGACAGCTTGCAGTCTTCTGAGGCCTCCTCTCAGTTCTTAAAGGGTAAGCGCCACAAAACCGCGTCCCCCGAAGATAACAGGCCAATTCATTTTAGGCCAAAGGTTTTGTgatgaaatgaaactgaaattggtGTTAGTATGGCTTCACATTTGACAACTTGATCACTCCTGATGGAAACACCCGAAGTCATGCTGGAAAATTACTTGTGTGATGTGTGACGCAATAGGGGGAAGACAAACAGCTCTGCTATTATGCTCTTATgttgaaaagatgacagaaatggCCAGCATTGAAGTATAACCGTGCCTGAGCGGAATGACGGAGGCAGCTTCTCTGAGCTTTCATTGGACGATCAGGACGTGCCCTTCTTCTTTTATTGGCCGATCGGTCTCAGGAAATGGCATCTCGGCCTTCAATCGCCTCACGGAGAAGCTGCTCTCAGACCTGCATTAAcccgcctcctcctgctcttttaCTGCCAGGAACACGTCTGCCTGGCGAATACCTGGAGAGCGCCGCTGCCCGTGGAGAGCCTCTCCTCCAGGCTCTATTTAATTTGGATCTGAGTGGATGTAATTAACACAACAAGGCCTCCCTGGTGGGGCGGCGTGGGAGCGTGTGGGAGGCGTGCATCGCCGGCGTGATGTCACGTTTGAGCCGTGTTACTTAAAGGGCACTTACCCGTTTATCTCCGAACGCTCGTCGATGCTTTTCCTTACCGCTGCGGTTTGTGGCCTGTAAAATTACGTGTGTGACTGGAGCCGCTCCTGTTCTGTCGGCGCGTGCGGTCTGGAGCAGGACGGGATGGCGTCCCGGTTTTCGGCCCCTCACCCTCAGTATGCAAACGAGGGGGCCGGCTGACGGGAGCTGTAGAGCCGCGGCAGAGCCCTGGGCTCCCGGGCGCGCTCTCTTCACTTCTCTGAAAGGAGTCTTTATCGAtccgccgcgccgcgccccgccccgctcccagCAGGTGGCCCGCCTGCCAGTGCAGGAAGAGCCCCTCCCACGGGCCGAAGGGCAGGAGGGAGAGTAAAAACATGTgtgcatctttattttttattttatttattaagattCTTTATTAACACTAATCCTAACAAACAAACGCAATATAGGCCTACAAATGCGTGCACAACTATGCCATATCTATGAATTTCATAAATCAGCAGGCCTTCCTATCTCATCCATATATACCCTGATTTGTACGCTTGTATGCGAACATGACATTCCTCCAtcttcctttatttaaacaggcagacagaaaggagaactcaacagttttttttttggtgggaaTTTAACCAGGATACCTGTAAAATGTTTCCCCAGTGGCGATATCCTCTGAAAAAGCAAACCTGGTCTTGGACTGGGCCTAATCCTTGTCTGGGAAGCCAGCCCTCAGTATTACGCAATGGAAGATGTTTGGTAATGGTGGAATACATGTGATCCCTTTGAAATGCGCTTGCTGTAGAGTGGTTTATACAGTGCAGGGGGCcgtctgtctggctgtgtgtttgtgcgctaCCCTGAATGATGCCCTTatttcatccccctctctctccctctctctctctctctctctctctctctcaggcgtCTTTCCTCACAAAGAAGCTAAACATCGGAGGGAAAAGAGTGAATCTGGCAATTTGGGTGAGTCTGTCATCTTTCCTTCATTCATCCTTTCATCTTAactcccccctccacctcctctagGAAAACATgcaccaccctctctctcatgccTTTGGTGTTACTGCCTTGTggacaggccacgccccttctGACATTAAGTAAAGGCCTGTCCCGTGGGGAGTGGAGCTAAAGCACTGGCTCCAGGACTGGCCCTGACCCTGTCAGTCCCAAAGGGCCAAAGCGTGATTGGTCAGTTGGGTGCCTGCAGTCCGTCTGCCCCAGCTGCGCACGCAGGCGTCCGGCGCAGTGGTAGCGCAGCTCTGTTGTGCTGCAGAGCGAGTGCGCAGGAGCTGCGTCTGGCTGCGCAGACTTTGGAGGACACGCACGCTTGCTGCACGCTCAAATGGACGGaaggaaaaaaggggggataaaataaataaacataaaaggTGTTTAAATAAGTGAGGCGTTTATGGTCTGACAGCGCTGCCTGCTCCTGCCTCCAGTGCGTGCAGTTTGAACATGCTGGCCCATGCAGCGGGTCCCTGAGTCACTGCACAAACAGAGATGCTATTTAGACTCCCGAGATGGCACAAAAGGACTGCCTCTTGGCTCGGTTATTTTTTTCCTAGTACCAGATGGCCCATTCCATCACAGCTTCCAGTTCCTCTATGAGCCACATCTCCCCTGGCCCttgaaaccaaaacacagcGGCCATTTGGTttctggtccccccccccccccccccgccatcacacccaccccccatgcCCTGCTGTGGCGCACGAACATTTAGAAAAATGACAGTGAGGTTACGGATTTGTTATTAATACACTCCCTTGCCTGTGGTTggtgtaatttaattttgagcATTTCGCATGGTTTGGAGCGCTGGGGCGTAGCCATGGATACTGAGCTGCGGGAGAATGTTTCCCAAACTGGGGTGCTCATGCCCCCCGGAGTCCTTAGAATGTTGCGGGGGGCatagggagggtggggggggggccttgcTCCATCTGTTCACCGATTTATTTCTGGCTTTTTCACACATTTGTACCCCCTTGAGCAAATTTGTTTGAGTTAATTGGGCACAGTGAAGCAGAGCGAAGGGGTTtgatctgattggttgattgagtgcTCCTATGGCCCGTAATGCTGTACCACGTGCTCTTCGGCTCCAGGACACGGCAGGCCAGGAGAGGTTCCACGCCCTGGGGCCCATCTACTACAGAGACTCCAACGGAGCCATTTTagtctatgacatcacagacgaGGACTCCTTCCAGAAGGTAGGGGCCCCACACTGTCTTCTGTCTGGAAGACCAATATGTGCCAAACTGTGAGGTTGGCACATTTGTGACAGGATttggggtaaaaaaaagaggGCAAATCACCCTCAACAACAGACATTGAGCATGTCTAATAAAGAACAAATGAACAACTTGTTGGAATTATTAttgggaagaagagcagcacGCGCAGGGTGAGTGTGAAAGTGTTTTGGATGaggtgttaaagcaggctgtgCTTTAACACCTTTGGCCATTGGTGATGGACACTGAGTGTTTACTGAAAGAGAAGGGATGCTAACCCTGGTgtagcgtctctctctctctttctcatctggccttctccctctctctctctctctttctcatctgGCCGTCTGCTACCTACCCTACAGGACATCTCTCACTATGAAAGAGCTGAATTCTCTATTCTGCTTCCTTTTAAagtaatgaataaatacaacgAATAGTTTTAAATTAGAGGAAGTGGAACTAATGAGTGGGTGTAGTTACAGGATgttgtacatatgtatattatgcttcatgttttttaaaatatatgtgatTGATAACTGGAGGTCATTGAGGGctgtggttttcacacttttaaAAGATTTCATATGTCTCCGTTGTCTTCTAGGTGAAAAACTGGGTCAaagaattaagaaaaatgttgggcaatgaaatatgtttatgtATAGTAGGTAAGCTTGCATATTCACTTCTCTGCATCTTGTATTACTAATAAATGCAATGTGTATTCATAATGTGAAATCCCTATTCTGTGTGACCGCATGTTGGATTGGAATGAagtctgtctgtgttgtgtaaTGTTTTATATGGAATTTATAGGAAATTAACTGTGTAGATATCATGGGGTCTTGAATCATAGTCATTACATGGACTCTGATATGATTATAgtcatgcatttgtgtttgtttagagGAACAGAGATTTTCGGTGTCTGAGGGGTGTGGTCGCCCCCGCTTCCCAAAGAAGCAGGTCACATGAGCAGGCCCCAATGCTCCCTTTTTATTAAGCATTGTGCTGCtacaggtcatgtgacttcagTATGCAAGTCATCACACCCCCACTGTCGGTTACCCACTTCAGTGCAcagaaccccgccccccccccccccaagcaacTTTGGAGTGGGAAATGGCCCTTTAGTCTGCCTGAATTGCACTGAAttaaagggggcggggcagtgtgtgttagccactattttatgcatttattttgacttATTTCCTGTGTTGTGCTGAAAATGGGAGATTTGGTACAGGCTGGTGGAGACAGTTGCTCATTACGAGGGACTGATACGTGTTGCAGGCtcacaaatgcatttctgaattttatccatggtttttcttttttttttaaacaggtaaTAAAATTGACCTGGACAAGGAGAGACATGTATCAGTTCAAGATGCAGAAGAGTAAGTACATTTTCCCCTTACAGGGGAACCGTACAGGCAGAGTAGAAAACCGTAGAGTGCATATGGAAACACTAATGCATCTATGGTATTTTCAGATGAGGTCACAGCTTCTCAGTCTTTCCACTCCTCTCCttgctttgtgtttgagtgtatacATGtctcaataaaaatgtttccaatGCTAAAAAGTTATTCACATAACGAGCATATATTTCTCTCCACATGTGTGAAAAATCACAATTCTTGAACAAGTCTACATATCAGATTTTGGATTGCCAAGTTACAAATTTTTTCCCCAGAAGCTGAGCTGTATCCCTAAGCAGTTCCACTTGTGTTTTCCTACATGTATATCTCCTTTCTTGGTGTTCCGTTGGAGATAACGTTTATTACGAGCTTTGATATGAAGGAATGTGTGAGTCCTCGGTCAGTAGATGGGTGTAAGTCACATGACAGGAAACGAACCATGCGTGAGTAACCAGGCTGGACTTCAATATCCCCCCACAGGTATTCCGAATCTGTTGGAGCAACGCACTACCACACTTCAGCCAAATTAAACAAAGGCATTGAAGAGGTCTTTCTGGACCTTTGTAAAAGTAAGTTTGTACCATGTCGCTGTGTACGTGTGGCACATTGTTAGGCAATTCATATATATCAATATCCAATCATATTCCTCAACACTCATTGCCGCAGCCTTGTTCTATTAAATCTGTCCTTGCCTCTCAAATTAGGGAGAGCATGTACTGtcctccaaagcatgtgatgtcgGCCAGTACTTTCTGCCCCACTGCAGTTTCCCCACATCATGTGGAACTGTGATGTAATAATGGCCATTGATTAATTATCAATATTGTGCAACTGTGTTTAAATTAACCATTTGCGGagaagtcggtgttctagaactccattgctttcagttgctATTTGGGGTTGTTACATGCCCTGTTGCTGACGTCTGTTTGTCCTGCCTGTGGTCCTCAGGGATGATGGAGGTCGCGCAGGCGGACGAGAGGTCGAAGGGCAACGGGGCGAGCCAGTCCGGCGCTGCGCGACGGGGGGTACAGATCGTGGATGATGAACCCCAAACTGCCACAGGAGCGGGGTGCTGCTCTTCTGGCTAGTGCCattaacgcacacacacagggaaacacTCTAACATACTCatatacacaggcacagacacacacacacacacaccatagaaCTTTGGACCCTCCGGCTTCCCTCTGGCTCCTGTCTGATGAGACTGCCATTCCTCAAGTCACATGACCCCTCCAGCCCTGGAATAACATGCTTAACAGTATTCCCAGTAACCATATTTATACCACTCAAACAAATCCTCAAACTACTGCTGAGAGCTGTGTactgaaaaagtaattaccAATGCCCTTCTGAAGCCACACCCCCTTTCCTTTTACCCCCTTagcaacaacccccccccccccccccacaaattcATAaccttttctttgacatggataaTGTGCATGTTGAATCAAGTTCTGTAAAAACCTAatttgttttacttaaaaaaaagaattattaaCTTATGTATTTGTTCTATGAAGATCATTACTCGTTCAGACCCTGGGTATTTTTGTGGTAAATTGTGAGAGTTCTGCAGATCCGCCATGTCTCTTTTAAATTTGGCAGATATCTCATACTATTTTTGCACTGGCCCATAACTGTCAATGCTCTTGTTATACTGTACTTCTCTCTGTTTGCAGAGTCggaatataaaatgaaaaacattcttCGATACATATTGAATATTTGATCTGCTTTTACAagcttttggggaaaaaaactgcaagtGTAGAAAAGTGTAAATTAGTCTTGTTAATGATTGTATAATGAAATTAACAGCTGTTGGTGGAAAAAGCACTTTTTGGAATTGTAATTTTTTAACTGCTAGTATCATGAGTGTTTTGTAATAGaagaattataataatttacaaTGCATAGGTGTCAAAGGCAGTGTCGTTCTTTTTCAAATTCagctatttctattttttttttttttttaatcagaaattCTTTCCATCGGATACGGAATGTAAGTTTATAAACAAATTGGCGAAGCAATCGGTGCATCACCTCCTGGAAATGGCCACTAATGGAAAAACGAGTTCACTACAAACAAAATGGTCGCTGCTGCTCAGTGGAGCCTGTTGAAGTGTTCGCTTTGACGAAGTGGGAGTATTATGCTACTGCTGATAACCTGTGCAAGAAGTTGTTATGATTCTTCCTGAAAATGACCATGGAGGTGCCCACCAGGGATCCACCATGCACAGCACTCGGTAGCCTGGATGTACTTCTTACTGTATGTCGTCTGAATAGGGCCTCCACAACACCCACACTAAGAACCAGGACCACCTCTAGTGGGCTGGCCATTCTAGGCCAGAGGCAGCtgcagtgacctctgacctttgacctcatgGGGATCTGGGTTGTGGGAACTGGGCTCTCCGCCCAGCATCAGACGTGTACGTGAGCTTGCTGTTCAGGTCTCGTGATGCTCAGATGCACAGGTCTCAGGCTAAAGAGGGCATGATCACAAGCGCCTTCCACATGGTCAGAGCTGCAGAAGTAACAGGCCACATGACCAGTGGGGGTAAGAGCTACATGCTAACATGAATATAGGCAAAAGGTGTAAGCAggaatctttcttttttatgagTAGTTATTTCATTTTCGTATTGCCAATTAAATCCATAAACAGAGATGAAGGTTTTGTCCAGAACCAGGAAAGCAACCCCTTGGGAGCTGTTTTCTTTGTCAATATGAGCAATAAAAACTGGTTGTTTTCTCACTGAAGACTGGTGTTTCTGCACCTCAGAGGTTTATACTTACCTGCTAAACCAATAACATGTTTGAAGACTTGAAATCACTGTGTGGAGTCCAGCTTGATTACCAGGTTTCTGCAAACAGTAGTACTCACagctttcattcttttttcacaTTGTGCCAGTTTTTATGACATGGTGAGGACGTGTGTATCTTAGCCATTAATCAGAAAGCCTGCCTGCATTTATAGCTGTGGGAAGTAGGTCTTAATAGCTCTTGGGCAGACATTAGTGTTTGTGAAGTGTTTTTCCTGGGAGCTTTCTTTCAGCTGAGAGGACTTTATTACCCACAGACTCACTGTAACATTTAGGAAAATGTTCCTATGTTTATCTGTTTATATGTTTAAACAACTTCAGATTTCTTTTATAACCGTtgcaaaaagcatttaaaaaaatcaacctCTGTGGCAACATATTAGTGAGAATAAGGTGTGGGAAGGAGCCTGTGTGAAGAGCTTTGCCAGTGGCTGTGAGGCAGATGGGCTTAACTGAAATAAGCTGATGTTCAGCATGGCCACGCCTCCCTCCCGCACTTCAGCCAACGAGCTGATGGGATGCCAGCAAATGAGCAGAACCGAATGACAAAAATGTGCCCGTTTAGATGGATATTTTCATCCTGGATTCCGACAGTGACAACGCTGAATACTAATGATGCTGCTGCTTGCTCTTTTTTCACGGCGCAGTCTCTGGCCTGGTTTATGAAGAGAGGAAATTGACTACTTATGATTCTGGGATTTTCGGGTGTCCTCTCTGCtagatttttgcattttgccgAGAGGTGCAAAAAAAAGCTCTGATTGAAGCTTATTGGTTGACACGCAGCCTGCAACGTTTTAGTTTTTCTGTTCAGTGTCCCGTTCCTTAACGGTGGTCACCGATAGGCTCCTCATTTTCTCTCCACCTGCCGCTGACCTGGCGCCTTGCATCATTTGGTAAATGCTGTTTTCTCCAAACCTTAAGCGGACCGTTTCAGCATTCCCCAGCtgattaaaatgtgcagttcATCTCCTACAGCACGGTCCTGAGCatcttttaattatttcactgacctcacttcctccctGTACATTAGAGGCCTTTTAGATAGGAGCTGAGCTTGTGCTTTGTGGCTGGATATAGAGCAGAGAGCTCATTATCGTCCTTCAAATGACTACACAGTGTAGCTACACGATGACCAAGCTATGCAGCGAGCTGATAACCTGGTGAAAATAACTTGACTGATTTTAACTACAACCAGCAATTTGCCCAAATAATCACCCCTCAGCTTTGACCCAGATCTCTGGCTCTGCCCACCCTTCTATTTTGATGTGATCTTCATGTTTAGATCTTTATGGGCCTTTTTGACATTAGTCAGTATACTCGAGATACACTCCAGAATCCAGTCTCAGGGGATAACCAAAAGCATTCAGAAGAGGTTGACACAAATGGGTGGAATTCAGCACTTTTAACTTTTAATCACTGTAGTCTCTCCCAGGCTTGTCAGTAAGTGAGAGGCTGAATTATTTATGTGGAGAGAAGGGGTTGTCGGAAATACAGGTTTCCTTTTCATTTGGGAAAGATGTGTGGGCTGTGCTGCCCCCTAGAGGAGAAGCATTAATGATAATATATTAGGGCCCAATTGTTATTTGAGAGCCGTACTCAAGCATGTAAAAACATGCATATTCTGACctaaaatataatgtaactCTGAAACAGGCGCTCAATCCCACCTGTGGAGAAGCTTGATTGAGAAGCTGAAGTTTTTTTGGGACTGACACATAATTGAGAAAAATGCTAGAATTGAAATAAGGTGGTAAACAATTTTACAATCTGGTAAAACTAAATGGAATACAACTGAATGATACTGTAAACTTGCTTGCATATTAGTacgtacatttttacatgtgaaaatgttgctGTAACTTCAAACACTTTCTTGAGACTTAAGATGTAGCATATTTGTATCTCTTTTACTCCAGATGAAGTCGCAGTGGCCTCAATGAGCCACCGTACTAAATGAACTTGAAATTGGCTTTCGCTATTATTCGAATTCGCTAATTTAGCCGacattgaaatgtgttttttttcttttaagatgCAATACCATTAATTACCATGAATTAATTCAAACAGAGTTCGTTCTTTCCCTTCTAAAAGTGTAACTCCAGATCAAGTAATATGATAACCTCAGATATTCAGCTTCCGCTTTTCCGTTTTGCTCTTGCGCTCTATGGATGTTGTGGACGGCTGACAGGCACGTGAGCAGTGCTACGTCATCGTAAACACCACCGAGCGACATGGCGGCTCCTGCAGCTACCAAGGTATTGAAAAGAAACTactgaaatgttattttgcctcaaaatgtaaaaaataacagCGTTCGTAGAAGCGCTTTAAACATATTGCTAAATGTAGCAGCCAGCGGTGTGGTGTTTGGAGAAAAATTAGACTATTTTTTAACGAGTAACCAGATGTAAACCTTACTCTGAGCGTGGGTTCTGTAATGCAACAGTTTAACCATTATCTGGTGCTGCCACGAAAGCAAGAGAATCCACGACGTGGTAGAGTTCGCTAGAGCATGTGGTTGGTGTTGGTTCTGCAGTAAACATATGCTAAATTATTAAAACTAATACCATGCTGTCTATTGACCTGGCCAGCCAGTCTCCTAACTAGTTAGCGGTAGCTAACGCATTGCGTGGCATTAATTTACACCGCTCGTGCGTTGTTAAATATTATCTTAAACGTATGTAGACATTCAAAACATTGAATTGTAAATAACCCTAAATAaatagctaatgttagtaaATTTCCCACTGTCCCTGTTACGGTAAGGAATCGATATTACAACAAGGATCCGCTTTGATTTCCGCTGCGATTCGAACTCCGTAAATGTTTGCCATGTTTTTGTGACCAAGATAAACTCGTTGGCACAATATTTTCTTTACTCCTTGTGTTGTTGATTGCTTGTTTGTAAGCTAAGTTGATAGAAGTGACCGTGCTGAATTGCCAGTAGATGTAGCCATGTCCACCTTTGGGGAGTTAGCTGCTGTTTTAGAAACAGAAATTAAACGGCCTTGCAAACTAGTCGGGGACACAATCCCCCACGACACGAGCAGGGATGCAGAAGTAGAACAACTTCTTCCGTGTTCACGGCCGACGTTAATGTTGTGAAAACGAGCTTGAAGTCCGAACGAATGGGGGAAGCCGACTGTTAGACAATTTCACGGTTTATTCAGCTCTAACGATACAGGAAGCCAATTATGTATTGCTAGTGCAGTGGGCCAGTTGCGTTAGTGGGATATTAGTCACAGCCGTTCCGGGTATTGGGAGTTTTTAAAGTATCTCATACAGCGTTCCCGACCAAGGGTTAGGGACACACTGTGCGTGTTGGTTTCCATATCACATGACCTACCACGTATTTGGATATGATTGAGTGTTGccttatttaacatttacagaTCCTTACAGGACTCTCAGTAATAGCAGTGTGTCTGcaagagcagtgtgtgtgcaagacCACGGCTAGGAAGATGGTGGACTACTAGTGGGTTTATGGTCTAAAGCCAAGCTATAAACCTTTGATAAATTCATTATATGGCAATAAACAACCTGAAACAAGAGGGGGTATACGTTGCCCTGGATACGAGCATATGTTCAATACCTGTAATTTAATGCATATTTACCAAGGAGGGTTACATAAATTGATTAGTGTaaacattaaatgtatttggattttcaaacaaaatatgagttgtgttggtaaaaaaaaaaaaaggccagaagCCACAGGATCACTTGTATCACGGTCAGACTCATTGGATTACGTGTTGTTTTCCCACAGATCATATTTGAGCAGGAAGGGATTTTTATTCATTCCAGTTCCACGAGGGGCGAGGACCAAGAATCCCTCATATCCGGGTTCCTGAGGATCGTCCAGAAGGTACATTCCAGCGCCCGTGAGCGCTTCCCAAATAGGCGCGTCGCTGGCATGCCGGCCCGTGTCCGACGCCAGTCTGTGATGCCATGTCCGCATAGCTTCCTGTCACCGTGCTGCACTTTAACGGATCTTTGTGACggaatgttttttgttcttcagcAGATGTAAGGAAAGTCTGGGCCCTGTTTTTGCCATGATGTCATTTTAGTAATGTGTGATTGCAGTTTATGTTCTTTGTCAG harbors:
- the LOC118219172 gene encoding ras-related protein Rab-21-like, producing the protein MAAGGAGGSSKTYSFKVVLLGEGCVGKTSLVLRYCENKFNDKHITTLQASFLTKKLNIGGKRVNLAIWDTAGQERFHALGPIYYRDSNGAILVYDITDEDSFQKVKNWVKELRKMLGNEICLCIVGNKIDLDKERHVSVQDAEEYSESVGATHYHTSAKLNKGIEEVFLDLCKRMMEVAQADERSKGNGASQSGAARRGVQIVDDEPQTATGAGCCSSG